A genomic window from Hyla sarda isolate aHylSar1 chromosome 8, aHylSar1.hap1, whole genome shotgun sequence includes:
- the ITPRIPL2 gene encoding inositol 1,4,5-trisphosphate receptor-interacting protein-like 2 has protein sequence MTVYSLNLKVFWLLVIILFTGIWCMFVALRRNSQEEEDGGCQDSLSSLQLFFKLGLVILVCYVVFRCCNYPQQRDHQLNFHHQHQQQLRRNLLESFYEQHIKLSPHVLGHSKAHVSQIVGELIKVGKAKQHDTGVIFRGDYLQIGSAYEQHKINSPDCFDILVPLKMPQSLKLEPVFSEVGKALVPMLHGSIICGVAAPKKSEWVKTYKQFSDCFTMEVDLKHQLSATLILKWFHWKIQRCLNVIRYQFEERCHITLTVWDEKLILKILPRSDYVCCHISMSVRLIPAFHLGDAVYVTAQPWGSISHQDNLNLDPYWGINFSKYEQKYLAWFKGQAPSNSCHLKCLQIMKSLRDLGAKTFQPAFTCQWRAIFCSYNLKTTLFYLLLQISFEKWEDSFLMERIADFFTFWKECLQKEALMHFFIGNSTLPNFITLPKMFKEAQPVNLLEGYGPELLDQACFQLLNLWVQMPRILRMSSPPRNFIRESIRCKHTML, from the coding sequence ATGACAGTGTATTCTCTCAATCTTAAAGTTTTCTGGCTGCTGGTGATCATCTTGTTCACAGGCATCTGGTGCATGTTCGTTGCTCTTAGAAGAaacagtcaggaggaggaggatgggggttgtcAGGACTCTCTCAGCAGCTTACAACTTTTCTTCAAGTTGGGCTTGGTGATCCTGGTGTGTTATGTGGTCTTCAGATGCTGCAACTACCCTCAACAGAGGGACCACCAGCTCAATTTCCACCATCAGCACCAGCAGCAGCTCAGGAGGAATCTGCTGGAATCCTTCTATGAACAGCACATCAAGCTTTCTCCACATGTTCTTGGCCACAGCAAAGCCCATGTCAGCCAGATAGTTGGCGAGCTCATCAAAGTGGGCAAAGCCAAGCAACATGATACTGGCGTCATCTTCCGTGGGGACTATCTACAGATTGGAAGTGCCTATGAGCAACATAAGATCAACAGCCCGGACTGCTTTGATATTCTGGTGCCACTTAAAATGCCGCAGAGTCTGAAGCTGGAGCCTGTTTTCTCAGAGGTTGGTAAAGCGCTCGTGCCCATGCTTCATGGATCTATAATATGTGGGGTAGCGGCTCCTAAAAAGTCTGAGTGGGTTAAAACATATAAGCAGTTTAGTGATTGTTTCACCATGGAGGTAGACCTCAAGCACCAGCTTTCTGCCACCCTGATCCTCAAGTGGTTCCATTGGAAGATACAAAGATGTCTCAATGTGATCAGGTATCAGTTTGAGGAGAGGTGCCATATTACACTTACTGTAtgggatgaaaaactgattctgaAAATTCTCCCGAGGTCGGATTATGTCTGCTGTCACATCTCCATGTCTGTCAGACTTATTCCTGCCTTTCATCTGGGAGACGCAGTGTATGTGACCGCACAACCTTGGGGCAGCATATCCCACCAGGACAATCTAAATCTGGATCCTTACTGGGGGATAAACTTTTCTAAATATGAGCAGAAGTACTTGGCCTGGTTCAAGGGTCAAGCCCCTTCTAACTCATGTCACCTGAAGTGCCTACAGATTATGAAGAGCTTGAGGGACCTGGGTGCCAAGACCTTCCAGCCGGCCTTCACATGCCAGTGGAGAGCCATCTTCTGCTCCTACAACTTGAAGACAACACTTTTCTACCTATTGCTTCAAATTTCTTTTGAAAAGTGGGAAGACTCATTTCTCATGGAGAGGATAGCTGACTTCTTCACATTCTGGAAGGAATGTTTGCAAAAGGAGGCACTCATGCATTTCTTCATAGGTAACAGCACCCTTCCGAACTTCATCACCCTGCCAAAAATGTTCAAGGAAGCGCAGCCTGTAAATCTGCTGGAGGGTTACGGGCCGGAGTTGTTGGACCAGGCCTGTTTCCAGCTACTTAACTTGTGGGTTCAAATGCCTCGGATCCTACGGATGAGTTCTCCTCCGAGGAACTTTATCAGGGAATCTATAAGGTGCAAACACACAATGCTCTGA